In Callospermophilus lateralis isolate mCalLat2 chromosome 19, mCalLat2.hap1, whole genome shotgun sequence, the following are encoded in one genomic region:
- the Itpripl2 gene encoding inositol 1,4,5-trisphosphate receptor-interacting protein-like 2 gives MSVHYTLNLRVFWPLVTGLCTALVCLYHVLRGSAGAPAEPPDGADSGFPLLKVAILLLLGYVLLRCRHLVRQRFLPGSSRLAGHSPFSPRHLREPGLSILLESYYEHEVRLSPHVLGHSKAHVSRIVGELVRAGRARGSPGPIPGGALALAFRGDFIQVGSSYEQHKIRRPDSFDVLVPLRLPPPVALEPRSLGTEPALAPAFGSCFVCALKAPPSLSGTSGGQWLRDCKPFADGFCVDVRGRRHLSAALVLRWFQSHLQRSLATVRYSLEGRCRVSLTPGGLEQPPTLHILPCRTDYGCCRLSMAVRLIPAVHLGDGVFLVAPPPPPSPVGPLLELPGGLRTEALWGVNTARQEQKLLGWLQERAPPGACYLKCLQLLKALRDLGARGLDPVAATQWGRILSSYVLKTVLLTVLLRDGVPAHGWEEAHLSECLEELVQFLRGCLLRRHTLFHCVLGPGGAATEVGPLPKVLREAAPVDLLAAFDPHTRELTAARLLSTWRRLPQLLQAYGGPRYLARCPPSRSQRTQGFPEDEP, from the coding sequence ATGTCGGTGCACTACACCCTCAACCTGCGCGTCTTCTGGCCGCTGGTGACCGGCCTGTGCACCGCCCTCGTGTGCCTCTACCATGTCCTGCGGGGAAGCGCGGGCGCCCCGGCCGAGCCCCCCGACGGCGCGGACAGCGGCTTCCCGCTGCTCAAAGTGGCCATCCTGCTCCTGCTGGGCTACGTCCTCCTGCGCTGTCGCCACTTGGTGCGGCAGCGCTTCCTGCCCGGCTCTTCGCGCCTGGCGGGCCACTCGCCTTTCTCTCCTAGACACTTGCGAGAGCCCGGCCTGAGCATCCTGCTGGAGAGTTACTACGAGCACGAGGTGCGCCTGTCCCCGCATGTGCTGGGCCACAGCAAGGCGCACGTGAGCCGGATCGTGGGCGAGCTGGTGAGGGCTGGCCGTGCGCGGGGCTCCCCGGGTCCCATCCCTGGAGGAGCGCTGGCCTTGGCCTTCCGCGGAGACTTCATCCAGGTGGGCAGCTCCTACGAGCAGCATAAAATCCGCCGCCCCGACAGCTTCGACGTGCTGGTGCCCCTGCGCCTCCCACCACCGGTGGCGCTGGAGCCGCGGAGCCTGGGCACGGAGCCCGCGCTGGCCCCTGCCTTCGGCAGCTGCTTCGTGTGCGCCCTCAAGGCGCCGCCCTCGCTGTCGGGGACCTCCGGGGGCCAATGGCTTCGGGACTGCAAACCCTTCGCGGACGGCTTCTGCGTGGATGTGCGCGGGCGGCGCCATCTCTCTGCCGCGTTGGTGCTGCGTTggttccagtcgcacctgcagcgctcCCTGGCTACCGTGCGCTACAGCTTGGAGGGGCGCTGTCGGGTCAGCCTGACCCCCGGCGGCCTGGAGCAGCCTCCCACCCTCCACATCCTGCCCTGCCGCACCGACTACGGTTGCTGCCGCCTTTCCATGGCTGTGCGTCTCATCCCCGCCGTCCATCTGGGCGACGGTGTCTTCCTCGTGGCACCGCCACCGCCACCTTCGCCCGTCGGGCCCCTGTTGGAGCTCCCAGGAGGCCTGCGCACTGAGGCACTATGGGGTGTGAACACAGCTCGTCAGGAGCAGAAGCTCCTGGGCTGGCTGCAGGAACGGGCCCCTCCAGGTGCCTGCTACCTCAAGTGCCTGCAGTTGCTTAAGGCTCTGCGAGACCTGGGTGCCCGCGGGCTGGACCCGGTGGCTGCCACCCAGTGGGGACGCATCCTGTCGTCATATGTGCTCAAGACGGTGCTGCTGACGGTGCTGCTGCGTGATGGGGTCCCTGCCCACGGCTGGGAGGAGGCGCACCTGAGCGAGTGCTTGGAAGAGTTGGTGCAGTTCCTTCGGGGCTGTCTGCTGAGACGGCACACGCTCTTCCACTGTGTACTGGGCCCCGGCGGGGCGGCCACCGAAGTGGGCCCGCTGCCCAAGGTACTGCGTGAAGCCGCCCCGGTTGACCTTCTGGCCGCCTTCGACCCACACACCCGCGAACTCACAGCGGCGAGGCTGCTGTCCACGTGGCGAAGGCTGCCGCAGCTTCTCCAGGCCTACGGGGGTCCCCGCTACCTTGCCAGGTGCCCCCCATCCAGGAGTCAGCGCACACAGGGGTTCCCTGAGGATGAACCCTAA